The window CCGATGGGCGACCCACGGCTGACGACCTCGCCACCGGTCGAACCCAGGTTCGGGATATCGTGGACGGTGGGTGCAAGCTTCGACCCACGACCGAGTCGTGAGAGACGGCGGCACGAGTGAAAGCGGGTGGTGGCATCGCCCTCGGTGATGCGTTCGCGGTGGCACTTGCCGATGCGGCCGACGCGACGCTCGTGGTGGGTGCCGACGACGACTTCGCCGACCTCTCGATCTCGATTCGAATCGAACGGATCCGAGACGAACCGGCGTAGCCTCGACGCGAAACGGTGGACGATCCCATCGTGTGCTGTGGGAGCGTTCGAACGGCAAGCGCAAAGACCGTCGAGGTACGATCGAACACATGCCCGACGAACCCGTCGACCCCAGCGACATCGGCGAGCACGACGCCCCGCCGGTCGAGGAGAAGCCCTACAAGATAATCTTCGAGGCCAACAAGTGTATCGCGGCGGGCAAGTGCGCCGAGGTCTCCGAGAACTGGACGATGAACCTCACCTCCGGGATCGCCCAGCCCGAATCCTACTTCATCGACGAGTCCGCGCTGGAGGACAACATCGAGGCCGCCGAGGTCTGTCCCGCGAAGAAGGACCGGGGTGTGATACACGTCGTCGATCGCCGGACGAACGAGGAGATCGCGCCCGACCCCGCGGGCGACGGCTCGCTCTCGGTCGATTGGTAGCCCGGCAGTAACCGAAACGGGTTTTCGCGCGCGGACGAACTCCCTACTGCGCGAGGGTGGCCGAGTCTGGCCAAAGGCGCTGGGCTTAAGACCCGGTCTCTTAGGAGTTCGTGCGTTCAAATCGCATCCCTCGCACTCCATTTCGACCGATCAGTTCGTCCGTTCCAGTTCTCCACCTCGAACGTCGGCACTCGACTCGGTTCCCGGATTGTGACTTCCGGAACGATTTAGTCGCCGTCGGGCGAATTCGCGCCCATGTCAGTACCGAGCGTGACGTTGCCGAGCGGCGACGAGATGCCGATGATCGGCGTTGGCACTTGGGACATCGACGGCGAGACGGTACAGAACTCCGTCCGCGCCGGGCTCGACGGGGTCTACACCCACGTCGACA is drawn from Halococcus salsus and contains these coding sequences:
- a CDS encoding ferredoxin — its product is MPDEPVDPSDIGEHDAPPVEEKPYKIIFEANKCIAAGKCAEVSENWTMNLTSGIAQPESYFIDESALEDNIEAAEVCPAKKDRGVIHVVDRRTNEEIAPDPAGDGSLSVDW